The following coding sequences are from one Peromyscus eremicus chromosome X, PerEre_H2_v1, whole genome shotgun sequence window:
- the Plxna3 gene encoding plexin-A3: protein MPTVCLLPLLFFTIGGCLGSSRPFRTFVVTDTTLTHLAVHRVTGEVFVGAVNRVFKLAPNLTELRAHVTGPIEDNARCYPPPSMRVCSHRLVPVDNVNKLLLIDYAARRLVACGSIWQGICQFLRLDDLFKLGEPHHRKEHYLSGAQEPDSMAGVIVEQGQGASKLFVGTAVDGKSEYFPTLSSRKLIDDEDSADMFSLVYQDEFVSSQIKIPSDTLSLYPAFDIYYIYGFVSASFVYFLTLQLDTQQTLLDTAGEKFFTSKIVRMCSGDSEFYSYVEFPIGCSWRGVEYRLVQSAHLAKPGLLLAQALGVPADEDVLFTIFSQGQKNRASPPRQTILCLFTLSNINAHIRRRIQSCYRGEGTLALPWLLNKELPCINTPMQINGNFCGLVLNQPLGGLHVIEGLPLLADSTDGMASVAAYTYHQHSVVFIGTRSGNLKKVRVDGSQDAQLYETVSVVEGSPILRDLLFSPDHRHIYLLSEKQVSQLPVETCEQYLSCAACLGSGDPHCGWCVLQHRCCREGACPGASAPHGFAEELNKCVQVRVRPNNVSVTTPRVQLMVAMRNVPDLSAGVSCSFEEVTKSEAVLLPSGELRCPSPSLQELQTLTRGHGATHTVRLQLLSMETGVKFAGVDFVFYNCSALQSCMSCVGSPYPCHWCKYRHVCTSHPHECSFQEGRVHSPEGCPEILPRGDLLIPVGVMQPLTLRAKNLPQPQSGQKNYECVVRVQGRQHRVPAVRFNSSSVQCQNASYFYEGDEFGDTELDFSVVWDGDFPIDKPPSFRALLYKCWAQRPSCGLCLKADPRFNCGWCISEHRCQLRAHCPAPKSNWMHPSQKGARCSHPRITQIHPLTGPKEGGTRVTIVGENLGLTSREIGLRVAGVRCNSIPTEYVSAERIVCEMEESLVPSPPPGPAELCVGDCSADFRTQSQQLYSFVTPTFDRVSPTRGPASGGSRLTISGTSLDAGSRVTVIVRDGECQFVRRDAEAIVCISPVSTLGPSQAPITLAIDHANISSPGVIYTYTQDPTVTHLEPTWSIINGSTAITVSGTHLLTVQEPRVRAKYRGIETTNTCQVINDTAMLCKAPGIFLGRPQPRAQGEHPDEFGFLLDHVQTARSLNRSSFTYYPDPSFEPLGPSGVLDVKPGSHVVLKGKNLIPAAAGSSRLNYTVLIGGQPCALTVSDTQLLCDSPSQTGRQPVMVLVGGLEFWLGTLHITADRALTLPAIVGLAAGGGLLLLAITAVLVAYKRKTQDADRTLKRLQLQMDNLESRVALECKEAFAELQTDINELTNHMDGVQIPFLDYRTYAVRVLFPGIEAHPVLKELDTPPNMEKALRLFGQLLHSRAFLLTFIHTLEAQSSFSMRDRGTVASLTMVALQSRLDYATGLLKQLLADLIEKNLESKNHPKLLLRRTESVAEKMLTNWFTFLLHKFLKECAGEPLFLLYCAIKQQMEKGPIDAITGEARYSLSEDKLIRQQIDYKTLTLHCVCPESEGSAQVPVKVLNCDSITQAKDKLLDTVYKGIPYSQRPKAEDMDLEWRQGRMARIILQDEDVTTKIEYDWKRVNSLAHYQVTDGSLVALVPKQVSAYNMANSFTFTRSLSRYESLLRAASSPDSLRSRAPMLTPDQEAGTKLWHLVKNHDHADHREGDRGSKMVSEIYLTRLLATKGTLQKFVDDLFETVFSTAHRGSALPLAIKYMFDFLDEQADQRQISDPDVRHTWKSNCLPLRFWVNVIKNPQFVFDIHKNSITDACLSVVAQTFMDSCSTSEHRLGKDSPSNKLLYAKDIPNYKSWVERYYRDIAKMASISDQDMDAYLVEQSRLHANDFNVLSALSELYFYVTKYRQEILTSLDQDASCRKHKLRQKLEQIISLVSSSS, encoded by the exons ATGCCCACTGTCTGCCTTCTCCCATTGTTATTCTTCACCATAGGAGGGTGCCTGGGTAGCAGCAGGCCCTTTCGTACCTTTGTGGTGACAGATACCACACTGACTCACCTGGCTGTTCACCGAGTGACTGGGGAGGTGTTTGTAGGTGCAGTGAACCGAGTTTTCAAGCTGGCTCCAAACCTGACTGAGTTACGGGCTCATGTCACAGGGCCCATTGAGGACAATGCTCGTTGCTACCCACCCCCTAGCATGCGTGTGTGCTCCCACCGCCTGGTGCCTGTGGACAATGTGAACAAGCTGCTCCTCATAGACTATGCAGCCCGTCGCCTGGTAGCTTGTGGCAGCATCTGGCAGGGCATCTGCCAATTCCTACGTCTGGATGATCTCTTCAAGTTGGGTGAGCCCCATCATCGCAAGGAGCACTACCTGTCAGGGGCCCAGGAGCCTGACTCCATGGCTGGCGTCATTGTTGAACAGGGCCAGGGGGCTAGCAAGCTGTTTGTGGGCACTGCTGTTGATGGCAAGTCTGAATACTTTCCCACCTTGAGTTCCCGTAAGCTCATCGATGATGAAGACAGTGCAGATATGTTCAGTCTG GTGTACCAGGATGAGTTTGTCTCCTCTCAGATCAAGATCCCTTCAGACACACTTTCCTTGTACCCCGCCTTTGACATCTACTACATATATGGCTTTGTCAGTGCCTCCTTCGTGTACTTCTTAACACTGCAGCTGGACACCCAGCAGACGCTGCTGGATACAGCAGGCGAGAAATTCTTCACATCCAAGATCGTGCGCATGTGTTCAGGAGACTCAGAGTTCTACTCTTATGTAGAGTTTCCCATTGGCTGCTCCTGGCGTGGTGTGGAGTACCGCTTGGTGCAGAGTGCCCACCTGGCCAAGCCTGGCCTGCTACTGGCCCAGGCTCTGGGTGTGCCAGCCGATGAGGATGTCCTCTTCACCATCTTCTCTCAGGGCCAGAAGAATCGAGCCAGCCCACCTCGGCAGACCATTCTTTGCCTCTTCACCCTCAGCAACATCAATGCCCACATCCGGCGCCGAATCCAATCATGCTACCGTGGGGAGGGCACACTGGCCCTGCCCTGGCTGCTGAATAAGGAGCTGCCATGCATCAACACC CCCATGCAGATCAATGGAAACTTCTGTGGGTTAGTGTTGAATCAACCATTGGGTGGCCTACACGTGATTGAGGGGCTACCCCTGCTGGCTGACAGCACTGATGGCATGGCCAGTGTAGCTGCCTATACCTACCACCAGCACTCTGTGGTTTTCATCGGTACACGCAGTGGTAATCTCAAGAAG GTGCGGGTCGATGGCTCTCAAGATGCCCAGCTGTATGAGACGGTCTCTGTAGTGGAGGGCAGCCCCATACTCCGAGACCTGCTCTTTAGCCCTGACCATCGGCATATCTACCTCCTGAGTGAGAAGCAG GTGAGCCAACTCCCGGTGGAGACCTGTGAGCAGTATCTGAGTTGCGCTGCATGCCTGGGCTCAGGGGACCCACACTGTGGTTGGTGTGTGCTACAGCACAG GTGCTGCCGTGAAGGGGCCTGTCCAGGTGCCTCTGCCCCACATGGCTTTGCAGAGGAGCTGAACAAATGTGTGCAGGTGCGGGTCCGGCCCAATAATGTGTCAGTGACAACCCCCAGGGTGCAG ctGATGGTAGCCATGCGCAACGTGCCAGACCTCAGTGCAGGTGTGAGCTGTTCATTTGAGGAGGTGACTAAAAGTGAGGCTGTTCTGCTGCCCTCTGGAGAGCTGCGTTGCCCTTCACCATCCCTTCAGGAGCTCCAGACACTTACCAGAGGGCATG GGGCCACTCATACTGTGCGGCTGCAGCTGCTCTCCATGGAGACTGGTGTGAAGTTTGCTGGGGTTGACTTTGTCTTCTACAACTGCAGTGCCCTCCAGTC GTGCATGTCCTGTGTTGGCAGCCCTTACCCCTGCCACTGGTGTAAGTACCGTCATGTGTGTACCAGCCACCCACACGAGTGTTCCTTCCAGGAGGGCAGGGTCCACAGCCCTGAG GGCTGCCCTGAGATCCTGCCTCGAGGAGACCTTTTGATCCCTGTGGGTGTCATGCAGCCTCTAACCCTGCGGGCTAAGAACCTGCCACAGCCTCAGTCAGGCCAGAAAAATTATGAATGTGTGGTTCGTGTACAGGGTCGGCAGCATCGGGTACCTGCAGTGCGCTTTAATAGCAGCAGTGTACAGTGCCAGAATGCCTCG tatttttatgaagGTGATGAGTTTGGTGACACAGAACTGGATTTCTCTGTGGTCTGGGATGGAGATTTCCCCATTGATAAGCCTCCCAGCTTCCGAG CCCTTCTTTACAAGTGCTGGGCTCAGCGGCCTAGCTGTggcctctgcctcaaggctgatCCCCGGTTCAACTGTGGCTGGTGCATCTCAGAGCACAGGTGCCAACTGCGGGCTCACTGCCCAGCTCCCAAGAGCAACTGGATGCACCCAAGCCAGAAGGGTGCCCGATGCAGCCATCCCCGAATCACCCAG ATCCACCCACTCACAGGGCCCAAGGAGGGTGGTACCCGGGTCACCATTGTGGGTGAGAACCTGGGCCTCACTTCCCGTGAGATTGGCCTGCGAGTAGCTGGTGTACGTTGTAACTCCATCCCTACTGAATATGTCAGTGCTGAAAG GATCGTATGTGAGATGGAAGAATCGCTGGTGCCCAGCCCACCACCTGGGCCTGCTGAGCTCTGTGTAGGTGACTGTTCGGCTGACTTCCGCACACAGTCCCAACAGCTCTACAGCTTTGTG ACCCCAACATTTGACCGTGTGAGTCCTACTCGAGGCCCAGCTTCTGGGGGCTCTCGGCTCACCATCTCTGGAACTTCTCTGGATGCTGGCAGCAGGGTCACAGTGATTGTAAGAGATGGCGAGTGCCAGTTTGTAAG GAGAGATGCCGAGGCAATCGTGTGTATCTCACCTGTCTCCACTCTGGGCCCCAGTCAGGCCCCTATCACCCTTGCCATCGACCATGCCAACATCTCCAGCCCTGGAGTCATCTATACGTACACCCAGGACCCCACTGTCACACACCTTGAGCCCACCTGGAGCATCATCAA TGGAAGTACTGCCATCACTGTGAGTGGAACCCATCTGCTGACGGTGCAGGAACCCCGTGTACGGGCAAAGTACCGTGGTATTGAGACTACTAAT ACATGCCAGGTGATCAATGACACTGCAATGCTATGTAAGGCCCCTGGCATCTTCCTTGGGCGTCCTCAGCCTCGGGCCCAAGGCGAGCACCCTGATGAATTTGGCTTCTTGCTGGATCATGTGCAGACAGCCCGCTCCCTCAACCGTTCTTCCTTCACCTACTACCCCGATCCCAGCTTTGAACCACTTGGGCCATCTGGTGTGCTAGATGTCAAGCCTGGCTCACATGTTGTATTGAAG GGCAAGAACCTGATCCCTGCTGCAGCTGGCAGCTCCCGCCTCAACTATACAGTACTGATTGGAGGACAGCCGTGTGCACTAACCGTCTCAGATACTCAACTTCTGTGTGATTCCCCCAGCCAGACAGGCCGGCAGCCTGTCATG GTGCTGGTGGGTGGCCTGGAGTTCTGGTTGGGCACCCTGCATATCACTGCTGATCGGGCACTGACCTTACCGGCTATAGTGGGGCTGGCAGCAGGGGGTGGGCTCTTGTTGCTGGCCATCACTGCCGTGCTGGTCGCCTACAAGCGAAAGACTCAAGATGCAGACCGAACACTCAAGCGGCTCCAGCTACAGATGGACAACCTGGAGTCTCGTGTGGCCTTGGAGTGCAAAGAAG CTTTTGCTGAGCTGCAGACAGATATCAATGAACTGACAAACCACATGGATGGTGTGCAGATTCCTTTCTTGGACTATCGGACCTATGCTGTGCGTGTGCTTTTCCCTGGCATTGAGGCCCACCCAGTGCTCAAGGAGCTGGAT ACTCCCCCCAACATGGAGAAGGCCCTGCGCCTATTTGGGCAGTTGCTGCACAGCCGTGCCTTCCTGCTCACCTTCATCCACACTTTGGAGGCTCAGAGCAGCTTCTCCATGCGTGACCGTGGCACTGTAGCCTCACTTACCATGGTGGCCCTGCAGAGTCGGCTTGACTATGCCACTGGACTGCTGAAGCAACTGCTGGCCGACCTCATAGAGAAAAACCTTGAGAGCAAGAACCACCCAAAGCTGTTATTGCGCAG GACAGAGTCAGTGGCTGAAAAGATGCTCACCAACTGGTTCACATTCCTGCTGCATAAGTTCCTGAAG GAGTGTGCCGGGGAGCCACTTTTCCTGCTGTACTGTGCCATCAAGCAACAGATGGAGAAAGGTCCCATTGATGCCATAACAGGAGAGGCCCGCTACTCCTTAAGTGAGGACAAGCTCATCCGGCAGCAGATCGACTACAAGACCCTG ACTCTTCATTGTGTGTGCCCGGAGAGTGAGGGCAGTGCTCAGGTCCCTGTGAAGGTTCTCAATTGTGACAGCATCACCCAGGCTAAAGACAAACTGTTGGATACTGTGTACAAGGGTATCCCATACTCTCAGCGCCCCAAAGCTGAGGACATGGACTTGG AATGGCGCCAGGGCCGCATGGCCCGAATCATCCTTCAAGATGAGGACGTAACTACAAAGATAGAGTATGACTGGAAGAGGGTCAACTCATTGGCCCACTACCAG GTAACAGATGGTTCCTTAGTAGCACTGGTGCCCAAACAAGTATCTGCCTATAACATGGCCAACTCCTTCACCTTCACCCGTTCACTCAGTCGATACG AGAGCTTGCTCCGTGCTGCCAGCAGCCCGGATAGCCTCCGTTCCCGAGCACCTATGCTCACACCTGACCAGGAGGCGGGCACCAAGCTGTGGCATCTGGTGAAGAACCACGACCATGCTGATCACCGAGAGGGAGACCGTGGCAGCAAGATGGTCTCAGAAATATATCTGACAAGGCTGCTGGCCACCAAG GGCACATTGCAGAAATTTGTAGATGACCTGTTTGAAACTGTGTTCAGTACAGCCCACCGGGGCTCAGCCTTACCCTTGGCCATCAAGTACATGTTTGACTTCCTGGATGAACAGGCTGACCAGCGCCAGATCAGTGACCCTGATGTGCGCCACACCTGGAAAAGCAACTG CTTACCTCTGCGTTTCTGGGTGAATGTGATCAAGAACCCACAGTTTGTATTTGACATCCACAAGAATAGCATCACGGATGCCTGTTTGTCAGTGGTGGCCCAGACCTTCATGGACTCCTGTTCTACATCAGAGCACCGTCTGGGCAAGGACTCCCCTTCCAACAAGCTGCTCTATGCCAAGGACATCCCTAATTACAAGAGCTGGGTGGAGAG GTACTACCGAGATATTGCAAAGATGGCATCAATCAGTGACCAGGACATGGATGCCTATCTGGTGGAACAGTCCCGCCTCCATGCCAATGACTTCAATGTCCTAAGTGCACTCAGCGAGCTCTACTTCTATGTCACCAAGTACCGTCAGGAG ATCCTTACATCGCTGGACCAAGATGCCTCTTGTCGGAAGCACAAGCTTCGACAGAAGCTGGAGCAGATCATCAGCCTGGTGTCCAGCAGTAGCTGA
- the Lage3 gene encoding EKC/KEOPS complex subunit LAGE3: MQAAHTGLGHTAEGADSPTRRCCPRDAGTVAVISSGAHPVARAPEVSDSSKSAVPLTQRPGIRHHRFALTVSFPTSLEADIACGSLAPDAEPHQGLLRKELKVSGCMLEVHWISEDSRLLRISIMNFLDQLSLVVNTIQRFGPPFSR; this comes from the exons ATGCAGGCAGCACACACAGGTTTAGGCCACACTGCCGAAGGCGCCGATTCCCCGACCAGACGCTGCTGTCCCCGTGATGCAGGCACAGTGGCAGTTATTTCCAGTGGAGCTCATCCTGTTGCACGAGCACCGGAAGTCTCTGATTCGAGCAAAAGCGCCGTGCCTTTAACCCAAAGGCCGGGAATCCGACATCATAGATT CGCCCTTACAGTGTCTTTCCCGACCTCTTTGGAGGCAGATATCGCCTGTGGGTCCCTAGCTCCTGATGCTGAACCACACCAAGGACTTTTGAGGAAGGAGCTTAAAGTGAGCGGCTGCATGCTGGAGGT ACACTGGATCTCAGAAGACTCTCGCCTCCTCCGAATTTCCATCATGAACTTTCTTGACCAGCTTTCCCTAGTGGTGAACACCATACAACGCTTTGGGCCCCCATTTTCTCGTTAA